The proteins below come from a single Patescibacteria group bacterium genomic window:
- a CDS encoding glycine C-acetyltransferase yields MDNNTKNSFLEEIQTIKSNNLYKNERVLETPQGAQIEVKGKKLLNFCANNYLGLSNNPDVISAAKDALDQWGYGLSSVRFICGTQTIHKTLENKLSEFLGTEDTILYSSCFDANTGLFETITSNEDVIISDELNHASIIDGVRLSKAERKIFRHMDMADLEEKLSESKDFRRKVIATDGVFSMDGHIADIKSICDLAEKYGALVVVDDSHASGFIGKTGKGTPEHYNVSEKVDLVTGTLGKALGGSSGGFVSGRKEIIELLRQRSRTYLFSNSLSPLVTATSIAILDIIEKNPSFRENVMDNAKYFRTEMTRIGFDIKEGIHPIVPIMLNESELAQKMAEDLLQEGIYVIGFYYPVVPQGKARIRVQISAAHSKADLDKAISAFEKIGKKYEII; encoded by the coding sequence ATGGACAACAATACAAAAAATAGTTTTTTAGAAGAAATCCAGACAATCAAAAGTAATAATCTTTATAAAAACGAGCGGGTTTTGGAGACACCTCAAGGCGCACAGATTGAAGTTAAGGGTAAAAAACTTTTAAATTTTTGCGCAAACAACTACCTGGGTCTTTCCAATAATCCGGATGTGATTTCGGCAGCGAAAGATGCCCTGGATCAATGGGGCTACGGATTATCATCCGTACGGTTTATTTGCGGCACGCAAACGATCCATAAAACACTGGAAAATAAATTGTCGGAGTTTCTCGGTACAGAAGATACGATACTGTATTCCTCCTGTTTTGATGCCAATACCGGTCTATTTGAAACGATTACTTCAAATGAAGATGTGATTATTTCTGATGAACTTAACCATGCCAGTATTATTGACGGCGTACGTCTCTCTAAAGCAGAAAGAAAAATATTCCGGCACATGGATATGGCGGATTTAGAGGAAAAACTAAGTGAAAGCAAGGATTTCCGTAGAAAAGTGATAGCTACGGACGGCGTATTCAGCATGGACGGACATATTGCGGATATTAAATCCATCTGTGATCTGGCGGAAAAATACGGGGCGCTAGTTGTCGTTGATGATTCTCATGCATCAGGATTTATAGGTAAAACCGGCAAAGGAACTCCGGAACACTATAATGTTTCCGAAAAAGTTGATTTAGTTACCGGGACACTTGGCAAAGCCCTGGGGGGTTCGTCCGGCGGATTTGTGTCGGGTCGCAAGGAAATCATTGAACTCCTGCGCCAGCGTTCCAGAACGTATCTTTTTTCCAATTCTCTCTCCCCGCTTGTAACGGCGACATCTATTGCAATCTTGGATATTATCGAAAAAAATCCCTCATTCCGTGAAAATGTTATGGATAATGCAAAATATTTCCGAACCGAAATGACCAGAATTGGGTTTGATATTAAGGAAGGTATTCATCCGATCGTTCCGATCATGCTGAATGAATCAGAATTGGCCCAAAAAATGGCGGAAGATCTGCTTCAGGAAGGAATTTACGTAATCGGGTTCTACTATCCTGTCGTGCCACAAGGTAAAGCCAGAATCAGAGTACAAATATCTGCAGCACACAGTAAGGCGGACTTGGATAAGGCCATTTCAGCTTTTGAGAAGATTGGGAAGAAATACGAGATTATATAA